One segment of Mycolicibacterium sp. YH-1 DNA contains the following:
- the rfbC gene encoding dTDP-4-dehydrorhamnose 3,5-epimerase: protein MTFRELSVPGAWEITPTVHADSRGAFYEWFTDDEFTAMTGHRLDLRQANVSVSSAGVLRGLHFAQLPPSQAKYVTCLRGAVFDVVVDIRVGSPTFGRWDSVLLDDQTHRTIYLSEGLAHGFLALHDDSTVSYLCSAGYSPGREHTICATDPAIGIEWPQVVGAAPTLSDRDAAAPSLADVEAAGLLPTWDDVQAFTSTLR, encoded by the coding sequence GTGACCTTCCGCGAGCTCTCGGTGCCGGGAGCATGGGAGATCACCCCCACCGTGCACGCGGACTCCCGGGGCGCGTTCTACGAGTGGTTCACCGACGATGAGTTCACCGCGATGACGGGACACCGACTCGACCTTCGACAGGCCAACGTGTCGGTGTCATCGGCCGGTGTGCTGCGCGGTCTGCACTTCGCCCAACTGCCGCCGAGCCAGGCCAAGTACGTGACGTGTCTTCGCGGCGCGGTCTTCGACGTCGTGGTCGACATCCGGGTCGGCTCTCCGACGTTCGGCCGGTGGGACTCGGTACTGCTCGACGATCAAACCCATCGAACGATCTACCTGTCGGAGGGATTGGCGCACGGTTTCCTTGCGCTGCATGATGATTCGACGGTGTCCTACCTATGCTCGGCGGGCTACTCCCCCGGCCGGGAACACACCATCTGCGCCACCGATCCGGCCATTGGCATCGAGTGGCCACAGGTCGTCGGCGCCGCGCCGACGCTGTCCGACCGCGACGCCGCTGCACCCTCGCTCGCCGACGTCGAGGCCGCCGGCCTGTTGCCGACGTGGGACGACGTCCAGGCGTTCACCTCGACACTGCGGTGA
- a CDS encoding CoA-acylating methylmalonate-semialdehyde dehydrogenase, translated as MTTKIPHFIDGKRSELASTRTADVLNPSTGEVQAQVLLASTADVNTAVTSAVAAQREWAAWNPQRRARVLMKFVELVNANTDELAELLSKEHGKTVADSRGDIQRGIEVIEFAIGIPHLLKGEFTEGAGTGIDVYSLRQPLGVVAGITPFNFPAMIPLWKAGPALACGNAFILKPSERDPSVPLRLAELFIEAGLPAGVFQVVQGDKEAVDAILHHPDIQAVGFVGSSDIAQYIYSTAAANGKRSQCFGGAKNHMIVMPDADLDNAVDALIGAGYGSAGERCMAISVAVPVGEETANRLRARLIERVNNLRVGHSLDPKADYGPLVTGAALERVKDYIGQGVDAGAELVVDGRERASNELTFGDASLEGGYFIGPTLFDHVTSDMSIYTDEIFGPVLCIVRAHDYEEALALPSKHEYGNGVAIFTRDGDTARDFVSRVQVGMVGVNVPIPVPVAYHTFGGWKRSGFGDLNQHGPASIMFYTKTKTVTQRWPAGSHGAEFVIPTMK; from the coding sequence ATGACCACAAAGATTCCGCACTTCATTGACGGCAAGCGCAGCGAGCTGGCCTCAACCCGCACGGCCGACGTCCTCAACCCGAGTACCGGCGAGGTCCAGGCGCAGGTCCTGCTTGCCTCGACCGCCGATGTCAACACGGCGGTGACCAGCGCCGTCGCCGCGCAGCGCGAATGGGCAGCCTGGAACCCACAGCGCCGTGCCCGCGTGCTGATGAAGTTCGTCGAACTCGTCAACGCCAACACCGATGAGCTGGCCGAACTGCTGTCCAAGGAGCACGGCAAGACCGTCGCCGACTCGCGTGGTGACATTCAGCGCGGTATCGAGGTTATCGAGTTCGCGATCGGCATCCCGCATCTGCTCAAGGGTGAGTTCACCGAGGGCGCCGGAACGGGCATCGACGTCTACTCGCTGCGCCAGCCGCTCGGCGTCGTCGCAGGCATCACGCCGTTCAACTTCCCGGCGATGATCCCGCTGTGGAAGGCCGGGCCGGCACTCGCGTGCGGCAACGCCTTCATCCTCAAGCCCTCCGAACGCGACCCGTCGGTGCCGTTGCGCCTGGCCGAGCTGTTCATCGAGGCCGGGCTGCCCGCGGGCGTGTTCCAGGTCGTGCAGGGCGACAAGGAGGCCGTCGACGCGATCCTGCACCACCCCGATATCCAGGCCGTCGGCTTCGTCGGCAGCTCCGACATCGCGCAGTACATCTACTCCACCGCGGCAGCCAACGGGAAGCGCTCACAGTGCTTCGGTGGCGCCAAGAACCACATGATCGTCATGCCCGACGCCGACCTCGACAACGCGGTCGACGCCCTCATCGGCGCCGGCTACGGCAGCGCGGGCGAGCGCTGCATGGCGATCAGCGTCGCGGTGCCCGTCGGCGAGGAGACCGCGAATCGGTTGCGCGCCAGGCTCATTGAGCGAGTCAACAATCTGCGCGTCGGCCACAGCCTGGACCCCAAGGCCGACTACGGCCCACTGGTGACCGGCGCCGCCCTGGAGCGCGTCAAGGACTACATCGGCCAGGGTGTTGATGCCGGCGCCGAACTCGTGGTCGACGGCCGCGAACGCGCCAGCAATGAGCTCACGTTCGGCGACGCCAGCCTCGAGGGCGGCTACTTCATCGGGCCCACGCTGTTCGACCACGTCACCAGCGACATGTCGATCTACACCGACGAGATCTTCGGACCCGTGCTGTGCATCGTGCGGGCCCACGACTACGAGGAGGCGCTGGCGCTGCCGTCCAAGCACGAGTACGGCAACGGTGTCGCGATCTTCACCCGTGACGGTGACACCGCCCGCGACTTCGTGTCCCGGGTGCAGGTCGGCATGGTCGGCGTCAACGTGCCGATCCCGGTTCCGGTGGCCTACCACACCTTCGGCGGCTGGAAGCGCTCCGGATTCGGCGACCTCAACCAGCACGGCCCAGCGTCGATCATGTTCTACACCAAGACCAAGACCGTGACGCAACGCTGGCCCGCGGGATCCCACGGCGCCGAGTTCGTCATCCCCACCATGAAGTAG
- a CDS encoding LLM class F420-dependent oxidoreductase yields MTDAVALKPDLGRFGVWTFGAPKPEQAAEIERLGYGAVWVGGSPAGDLAFVEPILAATETLQVATGIVNVWTAPADEVAEAYHRIEKAYPGRFLLGIGIGHPEHTEEYRKPYDVLVEYLDALDAAKVPTSRRVVAALGPKVLKLSAQRSAGAHPYLTTPEHTGQARNIIGNTVYLAPEHKVVLTTDADEARAIGRETVDFYLNLSNYLNNWKRLGFTDDDIAKPGSDKLIDAVVAHGTAEAIAARLHEHLDSGADHVTIQVLGGWDKLIPTLTELAGPLGLKG; encoded by the coding sequence ATGACCGACGCAGTCGCACTCAAGCCCGACCTCGGACGTTTCGGGGTGTGGACGTTCGGTGCACCCAAGCCCGAGCAGGCCGCCGAGATCGAGAGACTGGGCTACGGCGCAGTCTGGGTCGGCGGCTCCCCCGCAGGCGATTTGGCGTTCGTTGAGCCGATCCTGGCGGCCACCGAGACGCTTCAGGTGGCGACGGGGATCGTCAACGTGTGGACCGCGCCGGCCGATGAGGTCGCCGAGGCGTATCACCGCATCGAGAAGGCGTATCCGGGCCGGTTCCTGCTGGGCATCGGTATCGGACATCCCGAGCACACCGAGGAGTACCGCAAGCCCTACGACGTGCTGGTCGAGTACCTCGACGCGTTGGATGCCGCCAAGGTCCCGACGAGCCGGCGCGTCGTCGCAGCACTCGGCCCCAAGGTGCTCAAGCTGTCCGCTCAGCGCAGCGCAGGCGCGCATCCGTATCTGACGACCCCTGAGCACACCGGCCAGGCGCGCAATATCATCGGAAACACCGTCTACCTGGCGCCGGAGCACAAGGTGGTGCTGACGACCGACGCCGACGAGGCCCGTGCCATCGGCCGGGAAACGGTCGACTTCTATCTGAACCTGAGCAACTATCTCAACAACTGGAAGCGGCTGGGGTTCACCGACGACGACATCGCCAAGCCCGGCAGCGACAAGCTCATCGACGCCGTCGTCGCGCACGGCACAGCGGAGGCCATCGCGGCACGGCTGCACGAGCACCTCGACTCCGGCGCCGACCACGTCACCATCCAAGTGCTCGGCGGTTGGGACAAGCTGATTCCGACGCTCACCGAACTCGCCGGTCCGCTTGGCTTGAAGGGCTGA
- a CDS encoding acyl-CoA dehydrogenase family protein has translation MDYHGLDDDERVIAETAAAFAEKRLAPYALEWDAAKHFPVDVLRSSAELGMAAIYCRDDVGGSGLRRLDGVRIFEQLAYADPTVAAFLSIHNMCTWMVDTYGTDEQRKSLVPRLASMDLIASYCLTEPGAGSDAGALRTRAVRDGEHYVLDGVKQFISGAGVSDVYIVMARTGGDGPRGISAFVVEKDTPGVSFGADEDKMGWHAQPTAQVVFEGARVPADAMLGGTGGEGTGFGIAMSGLNGGRINIAACSLGGAQAAYDKTLAYLADREAFGMTLLDEPTIRFTLADMATSLEASRNLLWRAASALDDDHPDKVTLCAMAKRYVTDSCFTVADQALQLHGGYGYLTEYGLEKIVRDLRVHRILEGTNEIMRVVIGRAASVRARAS, from the coding sequence ATGGACTATCACGGCTTGGACGACGACGAACGCGTGATCGCCGAGACGGCGGCGGCGTTCGCCGAGAAGCGGCTGGCCCCATACGCTTTGGAGTGGGATGCCGCCAAGCACTTCCCGGTCGACGTGTTGCGGTCATCCGCCGAGCTGGGCATGGCCGCGATCTACTGCCGCGACGACGTCGGTGGCAGCGGATTGCGCCGGCTCGACGGGGTGCGGATCTTCGAGCAGCTCGCGTACGCGGATCCCACCGTCGCGGCGTTTCTGTCGATCCACAATATGTGCACCTGGATGGTCGACACCTACGGCACGGACGAACAGCGCAAGAGCCTGGTACCCCGGCTCGCGTCGATGGACCTGATCGCCAGCTACTGCCTCACCGAGCCGGGCGCGGGGTCCGACGCGGGTGCGCTGCGCACCAGGGCGGTCAGGGACGGCGAGCACTACGTTCTCGACGGCGTCAAGCAGTTCATCTCCGGCGCGGGCGTCTCCGACGTGTACATCGTGATGGCCCGCACCGGCGGTGACGGACCCCGTGGCATCTCGGCCTTCGTTGTCGAGAAGGACACGCCCGGTGTGAGTTTCGGGGCCGACGAGGACAAGATGGGCTGGCACGCCCAGCCCACCGCTCAGGTGGTCTTCGAGGGGGCCCGGGTGCCCGCCGATGCGATGCTGGGCGGCACCGGCGGCGAGGGCACCGGGTTCGGCATCGCGATGTCGGGTCTCAACGGCGGCCGCATCAACATCGCCGCCTGCTCGCTGGGCGGAGCGCAGGCCGCCTACGACAAGACGCTGGCCTACCTGGCCGACCGCGAGGCGTTCGGCATGACCCTGCTCGACGAACCCACCATCCGGTTCACGCTGGCCGATATGGCGACATCACTTGAGGCATCGCGAAACCTGTTGTGGCGCGCCGCCTCCGCGCTCGATGACGACCATCCGGACAAGGTCACGCTGTGCGCCATGGCCAAGCGCTACGTGACCGACTCGTGCTTCACCGTGGCCGATCAGGCGCTGCAACTGCACGGTGGCTACGGCTATCTCACCGAGTACGGCCTGGAGAAGATCGTCCGCGATCTGCGGGTGCACCGCATCCTCGAGGGAACCAACGAGATCATGCGCGTGGTCATCGGGCGGGCAGCGTCCGTCCGGGCCCGCGCGTCTTAG
- a CDS encoding LLM class F420-dependent oxidoreductase produces the protein MTQTTPSARERSSKPELGAFGVFGHYTQFQNLTPEQLRDIEALGYGAIWAGGSPPADLDWVEPLLAPTEKLQVATGIVNIWSAAAGPIAESFHRIDKAYPGRFLLGIGVGHPEAVTEYKKPYDALTEYLDKLDEYGVPKDRRVVAALGPQVLKLSARRSAGAHPYLTTPEHTAQARELVGPDAFIAPEHKVVLTTDSAQARAVGRKALEIYLNLANYLNNWKRLGFTDADVAKPGSDALVDAVVAYGSTDAIAARLKQHLAAGADHVPVQVLTGTDKLVPALAELAGPLGLN, from the coding sequence ATGACCCAGACCACCCCCTCTGCGCGCGAGCGCTCATCGAAACCCGAGCTCGGCGCCTTCGGCGTGTTCGGCCACTACACGCAGTTTCAGAATCTGACACCCGAACAACTGCGAGACATCGAGGCGCTCGGCTACGGCGCCATCTGGGCGGGCGGCTCGCCGCCCGCCGACCTGGACTGGGTCGAACCGCTCCTCGCGCCGACCGAGAAGTTGCAGGTGGCCACGGGCATCGTCAACATCTGGTCCGCCGCCGCCGGGCCGATCGCCGAGTCGTTTCACCGCATCGATAAGGCCTACCCCGGGCGGTTCCTGCTCGGTATCGGCGTGGGCCACCCCGAGGCGGTCACCGAGTACAAGAAGCCGTACGACGCCCTCACCGAGTACCTCGACAAGCTCGATGAGTACGGCGTGCCCAAGGACCGTCGCGTCGTCGCCGCGCTGGGCCCGCAGGTGCTCAAACTGTCCGCACGCCGCAGCGCGGGAGCCCATCCCTACCTGACCACGCCGGAGCACACCGCCCAGGCGCGCGAGCTGGTCGGACCCGATGCGTTCATCGCCCCGGAACACAAGGTCGTCCTGACGACCGACTCCGCGCAGGCACGTGCCGTCGGGCGCAAGGCACTCGAGATCTACCTGAACCTGGCGAACTACCTGAACAACTGGAAGCGGTTGGGGTTCACCGACGCCGACGTCGCCAAGCCCGGCAGCGACGCCCTGGTCGACGCGGTCGTCGCCTACGGCAGCACCGACGCCATCGCGGCCAGGCTCAAGCAACACCTGGCCGCCGGTGCCGACCACGTGCCCGTGCAGGTCTTGACCGGAACTGACAAGCTGGTTCCTGCGCTCGCCGAACTGGCCGGACCGCTCGGCCTCAACTGA
- the rfbB gene encoding dTDP-glucose 4,6-dehydratase, whose protein sequence is MRLLVTGGAGFIGANFVHDALRSHPDVDVTVLDAFTYAGSRESLTPVADDIRLVHGDIADAGLVDELVAGSDAVVHFAAETHVDNALADPEPFLRANVIGTFTILEAVRRHGVRLHHVSTDEVYGDLELDDPARFTDATPYNPSSPYSATKAAADLLVRSWVRSYGVRATISNCSNNYGPYQHVEKFIPRQITNVLTGRRPKLYGAGANVRDWIHVTDHNRAVWRILADGDIGRTYLIGADGERDNLTVMRTVLRLMDRDPDDFDHVTDRAGHDMRYAIDPSPLRDELGWTPQHVDFEAGLADTIEWYRDNETWWRPLKESVEAVYAGRGQ, encoded by the coding sequence ATGCGATTACTGGTCACCGGTGGCGCGGGATTCATCGGCGCGAACTTCGTGCACGACGCGCTGCGTTCGCACCCCGACGTGGACGTGACGGTTCTCGACGCGTTCACCTACGCGGGCAGCCGGGAGTCGTTGACCCCCGTCGCCGACGACATCCGCCTGGTACACGGGGACATCGCCGACGCCGGGCTGGTCGACGAGCTGGTCGCCGGGTCCGACGCCGTCGTGCACTTCGCGGCCGAGACGCACGTCGACAATGCGCTCGCCGATCCCGAGCCGTTCCTGCGCGCCAACGTCATCGGCACGTTCACCATCCTGGAGGCGGTGCGCCGCCATGGCGTCCGGCTGCATCACGTGTCCACCGACGAGGTGTACGGCGATCTGGAACTCGATGATCCGGCGCGGTTCACCGATGCCACCCCGTACAACCCGTCGAGCCCCTACTCCGCGACCAAGGCTGCCGCGGACCTGCTGGTGCGGTCCTGGGTGCGGTCCTACGGCGTGCGGGCGACGATCTCGAACTGCTCGAACAACTACGGGCCCTACCAGCACGTGGAGAAGTTCATCCCGCGCCAGATCACCAACGTGCTGACGGGCAGGCGCCCCAAGCTGTACGGCGCGGGCGCCAACGTCCGCGACTGGATTCATGTCACCGACCACAATCGCGCGGTGTGGCGCATCCTCGCCGACGGCGACATCGGCCGGACGTATCTGATCGGCGCCGACGGGGAACGCGACAACCTGACGGTGATGCGCACGGTGCTGCGCCTGATGGATCGCGATCCCGACGACTTCGACCACGTGACCGACCGCGCCGGCCACGACATGCGCTACGCCATCGACCCATCGCCGCTGCGCGACGAATTGGGTTGGACGCCACAGCACGTCGACTTCGAGGCGGGCCTGGCGGACACCATCGAGTGGTACCGCGACAACGAGACGTGGTGGCGCCCACTCAAGGAGTCGGTCGAGGCCGTCTACGCGGGACGCGGCCAGTGA
- a CDS encoding ATP-binding protein, with protein sequence MGEQCLATELRTLFLFEDLSDAQLEMLCCDGHIETFPAGPLVQEGEPATCFYVMIDGELIMSKHSGGVDIQTGRTSQRGVYFGAWSAYIPGEEHSYQASVRLTKPSRCFVLDANHFAGFMRSQFPMAVHLLEGHLVGGRRQSQIIGQREKLLALGTITAGLTHQLNNPAAATARAVADLREGIGKMRHKLAMVANAKFTPEALQVLVTIQDEVAEQVAKSKGQELTALEASDREDAIGDWLDDHGIASAWDYAPTFVEAGLDIDWLERVSASVDDVDATASLQSAVGWLKYTIDTELRMNEIAEASKRISALLAGAKQYSQMDRGVYQSADVHELLRSTMMMFGDKIAMAGKGKPVTLVKELDKSLPELQCYPGDLNQVWTNIIDNAIQAMGGHGTLTLRTSRENDQMIRVEICDDGPGIPEDIIDRIFTPFFTTKPFGEGTGLGLDLAWRIVVEKHGGTMSVQSQPGDTRFIVCLPLVAPPPSETATSAE encoded by the coding sequence ATGGGCGAACAGTGCCTCGCTACTGAGCTTCGCACCCTGTTCCTGTTCGAGGATCTGTCGGACGCACAGCTCGAGATGCTCTGCTGCGACGGTCATATCGAGACGTTCCCGGCTGGCCCGCTGGTTCAGGAGGGCGAGCCGGCCACCTGCTTCTACGTGATGATCGACGGCGAACTGATCATGTCGAAGCACTCCGGCGGCGTCGACATCCAAACCGGTCGCACATCGCAGCGGGGCGTGTACTTCGGCGCCTGGTCGGCGTACATCCCGGGTGAGGAGCACAGCTACCAGGCATCGGTGCGGCTGACCAAGCCATCACGCTGCTTCGTACTCGACGCGAACCACTTCGCGGGCTTCATGCGTTCGCAGTTCCCGATGGCCGTGCATCTGCTCGAGGGGCACCTCGTCGGAGGTCGGCGCCAGAGCCAGATCATCGGTCAGCGCGAGAAGCTACTCGCACTGGGCACCATCACGGCGGGGCTGACCCATCAGCTGAACAATCCGGCGGCCGCCACTGCGCGTGCGGTGGCCGACCTTCGCGAGGGCATCGGCAAGATGCGGCACAAGCTGGCGATGGTGGCCAATGCCAAGTTCACGCCCGAGGCGCTGCAGGTCCTCGTCACCATCCAGGACGAGGTCGCCGAACAGGTGGCCAAGAGCAAGGGCCAGGAACTCACCGCGCTGGAGGCGTCCGACCGTGAGGACGCCATCGGCGACTGGCTCGATGATCACGGGATCGCCAGCGCGTGGGACTACGCGCCGACATTCGTGGAGGCCGGGCTCGACATCGACTGGTTGGAGCGGGTGTCGGCGTCGGTCGACGACGTCGACGCCACCGCGTCGCTGCAGAGCGCCGTCGGATGGCTGAAGTACACCATCGACACCGAACTGCGGATGAACGAGATAGCCGAGGCCAGCAAGCGCATCTCCGCCCTTCTCGCCGGCGCCAAGCAGTACTCCCAGATGGACCGCGGGGTCTACCAGAGCGCTGACGTCCACGAGCTGCTGCGCAGCACGATGATGATGTTCGGCGACAAGATCGCCATGGCGGGCAAGGGCAAGCCGGTCACGCTGGTCAAGGAGTTGGACAAGTCGCTGCCCGAACTGCAGTGCTATCCAGGCGACCTCAACCAGGTGTGGACCAACATCATCGACAACGCGATTCAGGCGATGGGCGGACACGGCACCCTGACTCTGCGGACCTCACGCGAGAACGACCAGATGATCCGGGTGGAGATCTGCGATGACGGCCCCGGCATCCCGGAGGACATCATCGACCGCATCTTCACGCCGTTCTTCACCACCAAGCCGTTCGGCGAGGGCACCGGCCTCGGACTGGACCTGGCCTGGCGCATCGTCGTGGAGAAGCACGGCGGCACCATGTCCGTGCAGTCCCAGCCCGGCGACACCCGCTTCATCGTGTGCCTGCCGCTGGTTGCTCCGCCGCCCTCGGAGACGGCGACCAGCGCGGAATAG
- a CDS encoding HAD family hydrolase, translating into MEVECAQRTFWWDSGRPADAAVEPLSAVIFDLDGALADVERDGQRAAFNAAFAEHGLDIRWSVQEYGRLARIGDEQRRIASALRRRGFGRVSTEVAAHVYRTKNELFERSVLSGDVTPREGLEDLVNSLYFAGTPVAVLSAGARSWVVPLVRQLLGDGIAETVVTPDDLTRPGPEPDLHGHALWELGLGPEAALAVASTAHGLRAARAAKLATLVVTTDYTAGADFTGAAEVRSEYDGLLASGCEGMHRRYWSGR; encoded by the coding sequence ATGGAGGTTGAGTGTGCGCAGCGGACGTTCTGGTGGGACTCGGGTAGGCCCGCCGATGCCGCGGTCGAGCCGCTGAGTGCGGTGATATTCGATCTCGACGGGGCGTTGGCCGACGTCGAGCGTGACGGTCAGCGCGCGGCGTTCAACGCCGCGTTCGCCGAGCACGGTCTGGATATCAGGTGGTCGGTACAGGAGTACGGCCGCCTGGCCCGCATCGGTGACGAACAACGACGCATCGCCTCAGCCCTTCGTCGGCGCGGCTTCGGCCGGGTCAGCACCGAGGTCGCCGCGCACGTCTACCGCACCAAGAACGAGCTGTTCGAGCGGTCGGTGCTCAGCGGTGACGTCACCCCACGCGAGGGGCTTGAGGACCTGGTGAACAGCCTGTACTTCGCGGGAACGCCCGTCGCGGTCCTCAGCGCGGGCGCACGGTCCTGGGTGGTGCCGCTGGTCCGGCAGCTGCTCGGGGACGGCATCGCGGAGACCGTGGTGACACCCGACGATCTCACCCGTCCCGGCCCCGAGCCGGATCTGCACGGCCACGCGCTGTGGGAACTCGGGCTCGGACCAGAGGCTGCGCTGGCGGTGGCCAGCACGGCGCACGGCCTGCGGGCCGCGCGCGCGGCGAAACTCGCGACGCTCGTGGTGACCACGGACTACACCGCAGGTGCGGACTTCACCGGCGCCGCCGAGGTGCGCTCGGAGTACGACGGCCTGCTGGCGTCGGGCTGCGAGGGAATGCACCGCCGGTACTGGTCCGGCCGATAG
- the mmsB gene encoding 3-hydroxyisobutyrate dehydrogenase, with translation MTTIAFLGLGHMGGPMAANLVSAGHTVRGFDPVAELKDAAAAKGAQVFDSGAEAVADADVVITSLPNGDIVKRCYAEVLPATKAGALFIDTSTISVDDAREIHAKANAAGFDQLDAPVSGGIKGATAGTLAFMVGGEDAAVERAKPILDPMAGKVIHCGASGAGQAAKLCNNMVLAVQQIAIGEAFVLAEKLGLPAQSLFDVITGATGNCWAVHTNCPVPGPVPTSPANNDFTPGFATALMNKDLGLAMAAVESTGSAAPLGTHAAEIYAKFAQDHAGKDFSAIIEALRAGGQERSDPGE, from the coding sequence ATGACCACGATCGCATTCCTGGGACTCGGCCACATGGGTGGCCCGATGGCCGCCAACCTGGTGTCCGCCGGCCACACCGTCCGCGGCTTCGACCCGGTCGCCGAACTCAAGGACGCCGCGGCGGCCAAGGGCGCGCAGGTCTTCGACAGCGGCGCTGAGGCCGTCGCGGATGCGGATGTCGTCATCACCTCGCTTCCCAACGGCGACATCGTCAAGCGGTGCTACGCCGAGGTCCTTCCCGCCACCAAGGCCGGCGCGCTGTTCATCGACACCTCCACCATCTCCGTGGACGACGCGCGCGAGATCCACGCCAAGGCCAATGCCGCGGGCTTCGACCAGCTCGATGCGCCGGTGTCCGGTGGCATCAAGGGCGCCACCGCGGGCACGCTCGCCTTCATGGTCGGCGGTGAGGACGCCGCCGTCGAGCGGGCCAAGCCGATCCTGGATCCGATGGCGGGCAAGGTCATTCACTGTGGCGCCTCTGGTGCCGGGCAGGCCGCCAAGCTGTGCAACAACATGGTGCTTGCGGTGCAGCAGATCGCCATCGGCGAGGCCTTCGTGCTCGCCGAGAAGCTGGGCCTGCCCGCGCAGTCACTGTTCGACGTCATCACCGGCGCGACCGGCAACTGCTGGGCTGTGCACACCAACTGTCCGGTGCCGGGACCGGTGCCGACCTCACCTGCCAACAACGACTTCACGCCGGGTTTCGCGACGGCGCTGATGAACAAGGACCTCGGCCTGGCGATGGCCGCCGTCGAGTCGACCGGTTCGGCCGCACCGTTGGGCACTCACGCCGCCGAGATCTATGCGAAGTTCGCCCAAGACCATGCGGGCAAGGACTTCAGCGCCATCATCGAGGCGCTCCGCGCCGGCGGGCAGGAGCGCAGCGACCCGGGGGAATAG
- a CDS encoding response regulator transcription factor — translation MAATPVRLMLVDDHEMVIEGLKAMLAAFSDRVEVIGQAVGAERALQVVDDLDPDIVLCDVRMAGASGLDLCAELRARTPGRKVVMLSVYDDEQYLFQALRVGASGYLLKSISSDELVRQLEFAHRGERAIDPGMAARAVDTAARMQRDEFWPGARQGLTQRESEILSCVVNGLSNKGIATKLVIGDETVKTHLRSVYRKLGVSDRTGAVATALREGIYQ, via the coding sequence ATGGCGGCCACACCTGTCCGGCTCATGCTGGTCGACGATCATGAGATGGTCATCGAGGGTCTCAAGGCCATGCTGGCTGCCTTCAGCGACCGGGTCGAGGTCATCGGCCAGGCTGTCGGTGCCGAACGAGCGCTGCAGGTCGTCGACGACCTCGACCCCGACATCGTGCTGTGCGACGTGCGGATGGCCGGCGCCAGCGGTCTGGACCTGTGCGCCGAGCTGCGCGCCCGCACACCCGGCCGCAAGGTCGTCATGCTCTCGGTCTACGACGACGAGCAGTATCTGTTCCAGGCGCTACGGGTGGGGGCGTCGGGATACCTGCTCAAAAGCATCAGTAGCGACGAGTTGGTGCGCCAGCTCGAGTTCGCGCACCGCGGCGAGAGGGCGATCGACCCCGGCATGGCCGCCCGCGCCGTCGACACCGCGGCGCGCATGCAGCGTGACGAGTTCTGGCCGGGCGCACGGCAGGGCCTCACGCAGCGGGAGAGCGAGATCCTGTCCTGCGTCGTCAATGGCCTGTCCAACAAGGGCATCGCCACCAAACTGGTGATCGGCGACGAGACCGTCAAGACCCATCTGCGCTCGGTCTACCGCAAGCTCGGCGTCAGCGACCGCACGGGCGCCGTGGCGACCGCGCTTCGCGAGGGGATCTACCAGTGA